The Branchiostoma floridae strain S238N-H82 chromosome 6, Bfl_VNyyK, whole genome shotgun sequence genomic interval CGCAGCAACTTACTAGTATCTATGACACAGTGAGTCTATACAGTTATCTAGCATGCCCACTTGATAATGTTATGTTGTCATTCTGACGTACCAACAGACTGCATGACGGTCCCGTAGTTCCCGGACAGCGGTTGGATGATGCGGGCTCCTCCACCAAACTCTACCACGGCCACGTTCTCTCGGAGGCTCATCTTGTTCGCGGTTTCTGTTTTGCAATTAAGAATACCCCATAGGAgaagatgaaaatgaaaactgtaACTACTTAGATACCAAGAACATGTCGGTGTTTAACAATCTAATATGGCCTTGTACACTTTTCGTCTCTCTTACACTTCCAAATGCGGACTTTTACAGCATATATAGGTCAATGATTTATTGAGGAATTTTTAAACGAAACAACATGTCTAGATTGAACTGACCATTACAATTTCTAGTATCCATTTTTTTAGCCACATCGTCCTATTATATCACAATTTAAATTTGTTGCGCAGGTAAAGAGTCCGAAGCTCCGATCACACATTACGTTACCTTGTACGCCGAGTAGGAAATGTCGGACTCCCTTCTTCAGTTCGGCCATCCCGCGGCCGTTCATGGAGCCTGAGGTGTCCAGGCACAGGACCGTGTCCAGCGGCATGGTCAGTGGACAGCAGATATATAGTCAGCACAGGAATGGGCTGGCAAAGGACGAGACAACGAAAGAATGAAAACGAGAGAAAGACTGACATGATTGCTAAACACAATTTACAATATACTAATGTAGATAAGAGATTGTGGGGAACATCTAACTATGCCAGAGTTAGACATTTAGGTAAATTTTCATCCGTAATTGCATCTGTTTGTTTCCTGACGATTAGCCATCGGACATGACTATGTAGATAACTAATACATAGATAATACAATCAACTGATCAAAGTTATGATCCGTTAGACAACGTTTATGATATCCACAGTAGCAGAATAGTTAGGATAGATGGTGCTTTTTAATCTTCCTGCTAGGTTCTAAACTAAGTAACTTCATACGTTGTTTGACTCATATTCGTACCCTTCGATTCACCAGTCGCCCAGAAAAAATAGGCAACGAAGCAAGCATGCCGCTGGCAGTTATGTTAAAAGTTTTGTTTGTGTGCCGTTAAGGCAAGCTGTGTTTGAACATATTATTTGCCATACACGACCTCAGTAAACTATAATCCATCTGTAAAGCATTACATTCTCCCGCTGAGTCGATCGGAACATTAGATAATGTTCGCACAAGTGCACAAATGACAACCCGCGTCTTGACTTTAACCTTATCGGTACGGATCGCTGATGTTCAAAGCTGAGAGTATTGTGGTGTCTACACCGTACATAATTATCATGTTTTGAACAACCCTCAAAGGCATGGACATGTTTTGTTTCGCCTGACAGGTGGTTGCACACGAAAGGGGAAGTTCTTGCCTTATCACAGGCAAATACTTTCCTTTATATAGCGTGGATTAGGTACTTAAATTTTGCGTTTCGTTTAACCTAAAGCTTTCCGTTATTACATGACGTGGGAGCATAGCGGACTAAAAGAAGGTTTTGTTGCTTTGTTAAGTGATCAGCGAGCCTATTTTTGATAGTCACCCGCCCCTTTTATACGGGAGGGAGCGTTATTGGCAAATAAGTTCACCAGAGCGCTGCACTTATCTAAACATATTTTTTCCTATCTTATATTCACGTGAAACTAAACGTTGGCCAGTCAATTTCGACCTTAGCGGAGGTATATGTATTTCCAGGTGGTAAATCCCACGGTTGTAAATTGGTTTATGAATCGATGTTCCTTTGTAACACTTTTGCTCACATGCAGAACAGGTATACCTGGCTTTGAAATCGATCGTTTTATGAACTGATAAGTATCACTTGGGTTATTTGTAGCCTTCCCACTTTACATGGATTACATTCCGATTAAAACGGATCTTTTACCGCCTTTGCTCTTTGTCCTAAATACACATTGTCGCCATTTGTTGACTTTCACCCTAAACTTGACTTTTCTGGCATACCATCCTTATCCCGTCTCCCAGGTAAACTTCTTAATTTTCATTACACCTGGTGCTTCTTCAAACAGACAATGCGTCTTATTGACATGTCTAAGATTTAAACTTACCTGAGTGTAGGTTTTAAGACGTGCGGTCGCGCAGTTCTTCTGGACGAGTAGAAAAACAACTTGAGTAAACAACCGTGCCGATGGCGTAACTTTAAACCTTATTAAGACCCACGCCTGGGTTCCTCCATTTCTCAGTGGGGGGCGAAGAAATAGATATCTAAATAAATTCCGTATACGTGTAAAGAGAAGTGTGATAGTACTCCACACCTCGAGCAAAAAGGCACAACATATGAGGACACTTATCTACTACATCTGTGGCAATCCAGTTTAACGTTACCAGGAACGAAACTGCCCGCTTCTTAGAAAATGATGTTGACGTTACCATCTCCTTACCATATAAGGTAAAAAAAGTTAGGTCTGTACCCTTCAATTACCAGAACTTAAAGTTAATCAGTAAACTTTAAACTTGGACTATAAAACAGAAGtaaattttgtatgatttagTGACCTCTTGATGCAACACACGATCTCTTGCAACAAGGTCATTGTAGGATATGCTCTTGGTAAGAAAGGGTCAGAGGAGTTAAATGTACGCAGTGAACTGGTGACAACTTGTTGGTGTAGTCATGGCTCATTTGTCGCCATTGTTTAGATTCAACTTCCTCCTGGGGAAGAACTACTTTCACTTTTGCGCAAAagccgtttgtttgtttgatatatCTAGTTACAGTGGGTAGGTAATCCAACCTGCACTTGAGAATACCAGAAAAACCCGGTGTCCCTTTGGCGTAAACCTTAAACTTGTCTTTGAACTATATTTCTTCAAACTATAACAAAAAATCTATTCACATTGGACAACATTTAACAATCGAAGTGTTAGCCACTGAACTGCTATGATGACTGAGCAATGGGTTCTTACACAAAAAGAGGGTAAACAAGTTACCTGCGCACCTGCAGTTGCCCTGACGTCCTGTGTCAACATTAAAGCAGTAGATAGTGTAAACAAAGTTAACTTGGCTCCGGTACATGGAAACTAGGTCGTTGGTATCACTGTACTTATGGTACGAAAAATGGTAAAACAACGGCGAGACATGAGAAAGATATAGATTGGTACTTTCAACGATTTTCTGGCGAACCATGGTTAATGTTACTTTCATTAGTTTGTTACACTTTGGTGAAccatttaacctccttgggtgaACAGCATGATAAAAGAATAAGCTGGTGTTTCAATATGCCATATGTTTATGATCTAAAGAAGAGATCTAACTCAGGTTTTAACAGCACAGTTTAATGTCTAAGAAAGGTACTAACTGTAATTTATTAAAGTACGTAACGTTAGCAATGATTCTGTTACAAATAACGTTAGTTAACATAATAGCGGTTACTGTGTCAGTTATCCTTTTACTGTCACTAGTTTGATCTATGTATACATTAGTAAAATTTACTCCAGAAAAAGGCAAACTCGAGAGCACATGGTGCCTTCTAGTCCAGAAACATTTCTTTCGATACCGATGATGGAATTCTGGAAATGGTAATCCCATTAACTTCGTATAGCTTTGAAAGTTAccgcattactagtatatacttcCTCTTATTCTTGTTGAGCTCAAGCATAAATGCGCTTGAGATGAAGCGAAATGCTCTCTGCTATCTAACGTTGATAGTACAATGTTGCGTCGCTACAGCTCACATTCATATAGATTACAGCTAAGCACATTGGGTTAaccctactcttctcgatacGTGTATTGGGTTCTTTAGTTATTATATAGACAACAATATACCAATatattttatattatataagGTAACAATATAACATTACCAACATAAATGTTAATCAAAGGTTTTGCATGGAGGGTTGCCTTCATCTGAATAACCATATCACCAGCTAATAGTGTCCTCGGGTAAAGTTTGTTGAACTAGTAGAAGAATGTGGCTTAATGTAGTATTTTCGTTCCACCTGAAAGCATACAAATTAAGAAAGCTGGTGTGACCGTCTCAACCGTGTTCATCTCCATTTAAGGGTACATCACCCACTAATTTCGTATTTTTCTCCATCTGTGGACCTTTCGCGTTTACGCCTGGCGGGTTTACATGACACTGCAGCCGTCAGAGGAACCCCGGCGTGTTCCCGTGCCGGGCCGGCCGGAGGAGGGGCGGGAAGAGCCGGACGGCCCGCCGGACCCTGCCAGGCTCAGGGCCGCCAGGGCAGCAGCCGTGCCCAGTACCACGTGTTCTGTAGGCAGGGGCAAACGGTCAGTGAGAAGTTTCGTAGAAGTTGAAAGTTAAAGTGACGGAAATCACACGTGTCACAGAAGCAAATAGAACTGTAAAACGTTACGGTACCTTCCATCTGAATCTCCTTGATGTTTGGCGGCTGGTACTTGTACACGTTCTTGTGCTTGTTGGGCCAGCGGACCTGCAAATAGTGTTAACACTGTccatcatgtaacgttactgtttgTCTTTCTATAATAAGCGTTTTAAAAGAGACCAGATATCTTACAATTCATTGATTCAGTCTCACATCATCTGTGTTATACTTGTAGATCGTGACTTAATACGTGACTGAAGCATGGTGACATCAGAGATGTTTCTTACGTGCACGTTGTAGTCCTCCCCTTGTTTGACCTTGTAGACGGAGCCGACACTCCCCCTCCCACCGTCCTGGTCACCGTAGCGAGGGGCCCAGTCTCGCCCTGAGGCAAGGACCACACATCAACTCTCGAACTGTAACCTCCAATGCCATTATATCTAGGCGCATACATCGGTACAAATGTAACCTAGCTCATACTTGTATGAGATGATGTAAAAGACTGCATGCAAAATACTAGCTCTACAACTGTCGCCCAGGGCTACTTAAGTTACACAATATATCGTGATATCTCCATAAGTTGGGAAAATTATAGAAGTGTACACTTCAGAGAGACATCCTCACCCCTGACTACCCGGCATCCTGGCATGATGCGTCCGTCCGGACCGACAACTCGTGGTTCGTCCACAACCTGTAGGTAAAGACAaatattgcacgacaactgtccTATCCCCACAATACGTAAAAACGCTCACTGATTTGTGTTTCTGTCTTAAATGCAATGGTTTAAGGTTTTCCATTTTAACTAATAAGTATTTATCTGGTTCCTGTGACAGAACTTTAGACTACGATTATGGGAGAACTTTAAGTTTTAGAactgcttctttctttcttctatcCGGTCCTTTTCATCATATTGAACGACGACTGCGTACCCGACACTTACCCTAACGTCTCTTGCTCCCTCTGCGCCGAACCGGTACTTATAGTTGGTGGAGGAGTCATGGTCCCACTCAACCACAAGGTTGCCTGAAATCATGTACGTcataataccccctcacatgtagcgaaaatcgatcggacgacgagtctacgagctctaaattacgaggaggcatgaccctgacgggaaggggggggggggaactctaccatttcttcgtcggcaacAGGGTCATTCCTCTTCGTaatgtagagctcgcagactcgtcgtccgatcgattttcgctacatgtgagggggtataaagAGGCTAGAGCTACGACTTCTCAGGGATTCTCATCATAAATGTAATAACCTTCTATCACAAACATACGTCCCATCAAACAGACACACCGCCGAAGGCAGAAAAGAAGCAATCAGTACCGAAAATGTGCATATCCATTCTTACCGTCTGACTTGTGCTTGACGACCGTGCCGGTACCCTGCCGGTCCTGGTTCCCCCACTTCCAGTCCCGTCCGCGCTGCACGCGAGATCCTAGCGGCGGCATGTTGTCCTGCTCCTGGTGCAACAGAAAATCAGTTTCCTATCCATACTTCTTGTTGCATGTTATATTTTCTCTTAGTTACGAATGCAGCGATATTGTGTGATTATCAGAATATTGTAATCTgagttcagtttagttcatcTGTAACAAGTAATAACGATAATAATTTTCACTTCTGTCATGATCTTAGCCTGTACATCCAAATACAACAAAGGCAAATGATTCCTGAAAACAACAAATGTGACGGACGTTCATGGTAGCTCCGGTTTATACCTATCTTACTGACCCTTACCTCATCGTCGCTGTCGTCATCCTCTGCAGCACATAACAGCATGGCGAGCAGGAGGGTCTTCAGTCCGACCTGAGGAGAACCAAGGTGTGGAATGAGCAAATTTCAGGAGGACTTCTTGTGGTGAATTCGTGAAAAAATAACTTTATTTTGAGTTTGATCTGTGCCATCCTCAGAGTTAGATCTTAAACATCTTCGATATGAGTTTGTCCCAGAACTGCGCGTGCGCGCTCACCAGTTCTTCCTCGTCCACACTCTCTCCCATCTGGGCCAAGAACTGGCGCAGTACCATCAGATCCCGCAACTGGCGCATGTCTGAAATAGCAAAATTAATCAAATGACTGGAAATGGCAACTACTGAAAGTTGATAAAATGGATGGACAATATTTTAATTATCGT includes:
- the LOC118418425 gene encoding uncharacterized protein LOC118418425 yields the protein MPLDTVLCLDTSGSMAGRGMRELKKAVREFILGVQETASKHNLRENVGVVEFGAKTRIVQPLTNNYAAVLRAVDNLHAGGTTPMFEGLMEALKEVLQNGGVLVLSGQKKMTPRVILMTDGHPDDKQNVLKAALSFGPAGWQAVGLPHPIPIACVGCGGDVDGDLLQAVAKLTNGMYVQGDIGQLSEFFRRQVLLIRFAAQFSHDMRQLRDLMVLRQFLAQMGESVDEEELVGLKTLLLAMLLCAAEDDDSDDEEQDNMPPLGSRVQRGRDWKWGNQDRQGTGTVVKHKSDGNLVVEWDHDSSTNYKYRFGAEGARDVRVVDEPRVVGPDGRIMPGCRVVRGRDWAPRYGDQDGGRGSVGSVYKVKQGEDYNVHVRWPNKHKNVYKYQPPNIKEIQMEEHVVLGTAAALAALSLAGSGGPSGSSRPSSGRPGTGTRRGSSDGCSVM